The following are from one region of the Fusobacterium perfoetens genome:
- the rpoB gene encoding DNA-directed RNA polymerase subunit beta, whose protein sequence is MGKLVERFNFGKIKERGEMPHFLEFQLNSYEDFIQSRISPLSRENKGLESAFREIFPIESSNGDIRLDYISYELHDAEPPLNNELECKKRGKTYSASLKVRLRLTNKKSGNEIQESLVYFGEIPLMTPRGTFIINGAERVVVSQLHRSPGVSFDKEVNLQIGKDLFIGKIIPYKGTWLEFETDKNDFLNVKIDRKKKVLATVFLKAIEFFDNNQEIMEEFLETKELDLTTYYDNYKNSEELLENLRQEIEGCFLKEDIVNEEDGEFIGEAGEHITVETILELIEKKIAKVVYYKVTPKEKILANTILNDDTETKEEAVTEVFKKLRPGDLVTVESARSLIRQMFFNPQRYDLEPVGRYKLNKRLGINVDANEIILTKDDIRRTIEVIMDLFNGEGHTDDIDNLSNRRIRGVGELLLMQIRAGLAKMSKMVREKMTIQDSETLSSQSLLNTRPLNALILDFFGSGQLSQFMDQSNPLAELTHKRRISALGPGGLSRERAGFEVRDVHDSHYGRVCPIETPEGPNIGLIGSLATYAKVNEYGFMETPYVKVENGVIKFDQIDYLAADEEDGLFIAQADSKFDENGKLLGSITCRFGHEILQVEGEKVDYIDVSPKQVVSVSAGLIPFLEHDDANRALMGSNMQRQAVPLLRTEAPYVGTGIERKVAIDSGAVVTSEVSGVVTYVDAHLIKIMSDEGIEVTYPLLNYERSNQAMCLHQKPIVDLGERVEKGAVIADGPATKGGDLALGRNILMAFMPWEGYNYEDAILISDRLRKEDVFTSIHIEEYEIEARNTKLGDEEITREIPNVSEEALRNLDANGIIIVGSEVEAGDILVGKTAPKGETEPPAEEKLLRAIFGEKARDVRDTSLRMPHGSKGTVVEVLELSRENGDDLKAGVNKVIRIFVAEKRKITVGDKMSGRHGNKGVVSRVLPAEDMPFLADGTHLDVVLNPLGVPSRMNIGQVLEVHLGLALQKIPNKDERYIATPVFDGATEEEIKDRLEKSGYPRSGKVTLYDGRTGDPFDNKVTVGIMYMLKLHHLVEDKMHARAIGPYSLVTQQPLGGKAQFGGQRLGEMEVWALEAYGASNILQEMLTVKSDDINGRTKTYEAIVKGEEMPEADLPESFKVLLKEFQAIALDIELFDKEGNVINVDEDYNKEETITEFSLGAPTFGEDLGLDDVDDENLDDDLSFGDDE, encoded by the coding sequence ATGGGGAAACTCGTTGAAAGATTTAATTTTGGAAAAATAAAAGAAAGAGGAGAAATGCCTCATTTTTTAGAATTTCAATTAAATTCTTATGAAGATTTTATTCAATCTAGAATCAGTCCATTATCAAGAGAAAATAAGGGATTGGAGTCTGCTTTTAGAGAAATATTTCCAATAGAGTCTTCAAATGGAGATATTCGTTTAGATTATATCTCTTATGAATTGCATGATGCTGAGCCACCTTTAAATAATGAATTAGAGTGTAAAAAAAGAGGAAAAACATATTCAGCTTCATTAAAAGTTAGACTTAGACTAACAAACAAAAAAAGTGGAAATGAAATCCAAGAAAGTCTAGTTTACTTTGGAGAAATACCTCTAATGACTCCAAGAGGAACATTCATTATAAACGGAGCAGAAAGAGTAGTTGTATCTCAGTTACATAGATCTCCTGGAGTTTCTTTTGACAAAGAAGTTAATCTACAAATAGGAAAAGACCTTTTCATAGGAAAAATCATTCCATACAAAGGAACTTGGCTAGAATTTGAAACAGATAAAAATGACTTTTTAAATGTTAAAATTGATAGAAAGAAAAAAGTATTAGCTACAGTATTCTTAAAAGCTATTGAGTTTTTTGATAACAATCAAGAAATAATGGAAGAGTTTTTAGAAACTAAAGAATTAGATTTAACAACTTACTATGATAACTATAAAAATTCTGAAGAACTTTTAGAAAACTTAAGACAAGAAATTGAAGGATGTTTCTTAAAAGAAGATATTGTTAATGAAGAAGATGGAGAATTTATAGGAGAAGCTGGAGAACATATCACAGTTGAAACTATATTAGAACTTATCGAAAAGAAAATTGCTAAAGTTGTTTACTATAAAGTAACTCCAAAAGAAAAAATATTAGCAAATACTATCTTAAATGACGATACTGAAACTAAAGAAGAAGCAGTAACTGAAGTATTTAAAAAATTAAGACCTGGAGATTTAGTAACAGTTGAATCAGCTAGATCTTTAATAAGACAAATGTTCTTCAATCCACAAAGATATGACTTAGAACCAGTTGGAAGATACAAGTTAAATAAGAGATTAGGAATCAATGTAGACGCTAATGAAATTATTTTAACAAAAGATGATATCAGAAGAACTATCGAAGTTATAATGGATTTATTTAACGGAGAAGGACATACTGATGACATAGATAACTTATCTAATAGAAGAATTAGAGGAGTTGGAGAACTTCTATTAATGCAAATCAGAGCTGGACTTGCAAAAATGTCTAAGATGGTAAGAGAAAAAATGACAATTCAAGATTCAGAAACTTTATCATCTCAATCATTATTAAATACAAGACCATTAAATGCTTTAATATTAGATTTCTTTGGTTCTGGACAATTATCACAATTCATGGACCAATCAAATCCATTAGCTGAATTAACACATAAAAGAAGAATATCAGCATTAGGACCTGGAGGACTTTCTAGAGAAAGAGCAGGATTCGAGGTTAGAGACGTTCATGACTCTCACTATGGAAGAGTTTGTCCAATAGAAACACCAGAAGGACCAAACATTGGACTTATCGGATCTTTAGCTACTTATGCTAAAGTAAATGAATATGGATTTATGGAAACTCCATATGTAAAAGTAGAAAATGGAGTTATCAAATTTGATCAAATAGATTATTTAGCAGCAGATGAAGAAGATGGACTATTCATCGCCCAAGCTGACTCTAAGTTTGACGAAAATGGAAAACTTTTAGGAAGTATCACTTGTAGATTTGGTCATGAAATATTACAAGTTGAAGGAGAAAAAGTTGATTATATCGACGTATCTCCAAAACAAGTTGTATCTGTATCAGCAGGACTTATTCCATTCTTAGAACATGACGACGCCAACCGTGCTCTAATGGGATCAAACATGCAAAGACAAGCAGTACCATTATTAAGAACAGAAGCTCCATATGTTGGAACAGGAATCGAAAGAAAAGTTGCAATAGACTCTGGTGCAGTAGTTACATCTGAAGTATCAGGAGTAGTAACATATGTAGATGCTCACTTAATAAAAATAATGTCTGATGAAGGAATAGAAGTAACTTATCCTTTATTAAACTATGAAAGATCAAACCAAGCAATGTGCTTACACCAAAAACCAATTGTTGATTTAGGTGAAAGAGTAGAAAAAGGTGCAGTAATAGCTGACGGACCTGCTACAAAAGGTGGAGACTTAGCACTTGGAAGAAATATTCTTATGGCATTTATGCCTTGGGAAGGATATAACTACGAGGACGCGATCTTAATTTCTGATAGATTAAGAAAAGAAGATGTATTTACATCTATTCACATTGAAGAATATGAAATAGAAGCTAGAAACACAAAATTAGGTGACGAAGAAATTACAAGAGAAATACCAAACGTTTCTGAAGAAGCTTTAAGAAACTTAGACGCAAATGGTATAATCATTGTAGGATCTGAGGTAGAAGCTGGAGATATCTTAGTTGGAAAAACAGCTCCTAAAGGAGAAACTGAGCCACCTGCAGAAGAAAAATTATTAAGAGCAATATTCGGGGAAAAAGCAAGAGATGTAAGAGATACATCACTTAGAATGCCTCACGGATCAAAAGGAACAGTAGTTGAAGTTCTTGAACTTTCAAGAGAAAATGGAGACGACTTAAAAGCTGGAGTTAACAAAGTTATAAGAATTTTCGTAGCAGAAAAGAGAAAAATAACTGTTGGGGACAAAATGTCAGGACGTCATGGAAATAAAGGGGTTGTATCAAGAGTATTACCAGCAGAAGATATGCCATTCTTAGCAGACGGAACACACTTAGACGTTGTTCTTAACCCACTTGGAGTGCCTTCTCGTATGAATATAGGACAAGTACTTGAGGTTCACTTAGGATTAGCTCTTCAAAAAATTCCTAATAAAGATGAAAGATATATAGCAACACCAGTATTTGACGGAGCTACTGAAGAAGAAATCAAAGATCGTTTAGAAAAATCTGGATATCCAAGAAGTGGAAAAGTTACACTTTATGATGGAAGAACAGGAGATCCGTTTGATAATAAAGTAACAGTTGGTATAATGTATATGTTAAAACTACACCATCTAGTAGAAGACAAAATGCACGCAAGAGCAATCGGACCATATTCATTAGTAACACAACAACCTCTAGGAGGAAAAGCTCAATTCGGAGGACAAAGACTTGGAGAGATGGAGGTTTGGGCTTTAGAAGCATACGGAGCATCAAATATACTTCAAGAAATGTTAACTGTAAAATCTGACGATATAAACGGAAGAACTAAAACTTATGAAGCTATCGTAAAAGGTGAAGAAATGCCAGAAGCTGATTTACCTGAATCATTTAAAGTATTATTAAAAGAATTCCAAGCAATAGCTTTAGACATTGAGTTATTTGATAAAGAAGGAAATGTAATCAACGTTGATGAAGATTACAATAAAGAAGAAACAATAACAGAATTTTCATTAGGAGCTCCAACATTTGGAGAAGATTTAGGTCTAGATGATGTTGATGATGAAAATTTAGATGATGATTTATCATTCGGAGACGACGAATAA
- the rplL gene encoding 50S ribosomal protein L7/L12, which produces MAFDKQQFIADLEAMSVLELRELVTALEEHFGVTAAAPVAVAVAGGAAAEVEEKTEFDVILKSAGDKKIGVIKEIRGITGLGLKEAKELADNGGTIKEGASKEEAEEIKAKLEAAGATVEVK; this is translated from the coding sequence ATGGCATTTGATAAACAACAATTTATCGCTGACTTAGAAGCTATGTCAGTTTTAGAATTAAGAGAATTAGTAACTGCTTTAGAAGAACACTTTGGAGTAACTGCAGCAGCACCTGTAGCAGTAGCAGTAGCAGGAGGAGCAGCAGCTGAAGTTGAAGAAAAAACTGAATTTGACGTAATATTAAAATCAGCTGGAGACAAAAAAATCGGAGTTATTAAAGAAATCAGAGGAATCACTGGATTAGGATTAAAAGAAGCTAAAGAATTAGCTGACAACGGTGGAACTATAAAAGAAGGAGCATCTAAAGAAGAAGCTGAAGAGATCAAAGCTAAATTAGAAGCTGCTGGAGCAACAGTAGAAGTTAAATAG
- the rplJ gene encoding 50S ribosomal protein L10 — protein MANQAKVEAVAVLVEKIKRAQSIVLVDYEGIKVKEETQLRKALREAGGEYLVAKNRLFKIALKEAGVEDSFDDILEGTTSFAFGYDDVVAPAKVMNEVSKANAKAKIFNIKGGYLTGKRVSEAEVVALASLPSREQLLSMVLNGMLGPVRKLAYGLVAVADKKEGSAE, from the coding sequence ATGGCAAATCAAGCTAAAGTAGAAGCAGTAGCAGTATTAGTAGAAAAAATTAAAAGAGCTCAATCTATCGTATTAGTAGATTATGAAGGAATAAAAGTTAAAGAAGAAACTCAATTAAGAAAAGCTTTAAGAGAAGCTGGTGGAGAGTATCTAGTAGCTAAAAACAGATTATTCAAAATAGCTCTTAAAGAAGCTGGAGTTGAAGATTCTTTTGACGATATATTAGAAGGTACTACATCTTTCGCATTCGGATATGATGACGTAGTAGCACCTGCTAAAGTAATGAACGAAGTATCTAAAGCTAACGCAAAAGCTAAAATATTCAACATCAAAGGTGGATATTTAACTGGAAAAAGAGTTAGCGAAGCTGAAGTTGTAGCATTAGCATCTTTACCATCAAGAGAACAATTATTATCTATGGTGTTAAATGGAATGTTAGGACCAGTAAGAAAACTTGCTTACGGATTAGTAGCAGTAGCAGACAAAAAAGAAGGTTCTGCTGAATAA
- the rplA gene encoding 50S ribosomal protein L1 codes for MAKHRGKKYLEVAKLVDSTRLYEVKEALETVVKTRSANFLETVEVALRLGVDPRHASQQIRGTVVLPHGTGKSVKILAITQGENINKALEAGADYAGAEEYIEKIQQGWLDFDLVIATPDMMPKLGRLGKILGTKGLMPNPKSGTVTPNIAGAVSEFKKGKLAFRVDKLGSIHVPIGKADFSDEKIYENFKAFMAEIVRLKPADAKGQYLKTVAVSLTMGPGIKMDPALVAKEIG; via the coding sequence ATGGCAAAACATAGAGGAAAAAAATACTTAGAAGTTGCTAAGTTAGTAGATAGTACAAGATTATATGAAGTTAAAGAAGCTTTAGAAACTGTTGTAAAAACAAGAAGTGCTAACTTCTTAGAGACAGTTGAAGTTGCATTAAGATTAGGAGTAGACCCTAGACATGCAAGTCAACAAATAAGAGGAACAGTTGTTTTACCTCACGGAACTGGAAAAAGCGTTAAAATATTAGCAATAACTCAAGGAGAAAACATCAACAAAGCATTAGAAGCTGGAGCTGACTATGCTGGAGCTGAAGAATATATCGAAAAAATCCAACAAGGTTGGTTAGATTTCGACTTAGTAATCGCTACACCAGATATGATGCCTAAATTAGGAAGATTAGGTAAAATATTAGGAACTAAAGGTTTAATGCCTAACCCTAAATCAGGAACAGTTACTCCTAACATCGCTGGAGCAGTTTCTGAATTCAAAAAAGGTAAATTAGCATTCAGAGTAGACAAATTAGGATCTATCCACGTACCAATCGGAAAAGCTGATTTCTCTGATGAAAAAATATATGAAAACTTTAAAGCATTCATGGCAGAAATCGTAAGATTAAAACCAGCTGATGCAAAAGGACAATATTTAAAAACTGTAGCTGTTTCATTAACTATGGGACCTGGAATAAAAATGGATCCAGCTTTAGTAGCTAAAGAAATAGGATAA
- the rplK gene encoding 50S ribosomal protein L11: MAKEVIKVIKLQLPAGKANPAPPVGPALGQHGVNIMEFCKAFNAKSQDKAGWIIPVEISVYNDRSFTFIMKTPPASDLLKKAAGTTKGAGNSKKEVAGTINTAKLREIAETKMPDLNAGSVEAAMKVLAGSARSMGIKIVD, translated from the coding sequence ATGGCAAAAGAAGTTATTAAAGTTATAAAATTACAATTACCTGCAGGAAAAGCAAACCCTGCACCACCAGTTGGACCAGCTTTAGGACAACACGGTGTTAATATTATGGAGTTCTGTAAAGCATTTAACGCTAAATCTCAAGATAAAGCAGGATGGATTATACCAGTTGAAATATCTGTTTACAATGACAGATCATTCACATTTATCATGAAAACTCCACCAGCATCTGACTTATTAAAGAAAGCAGCTGGAACAACTAAAGGAGCAGGAAACTCTAAAAAAGAAGTTGCTGGAACTATCAATACAGCTAAATTAAGAGAAATTGCTGAAACAAAAATGCCTGACTTAAACGCAGGATCAGTTGAAGCAGCAATGAAAGTATTAGCAGGATCTGCAAGATCTATGGGAATAAAAATAGTAGACTAA
- the nusG gene encoding transcription termination/antitermination protein NusG yields the protein MNTVLEKKWFMIHTYSGYEKKVKTDLEQKIEALGMNEIVTKILVPEEQSVELRRGKKKTISRKLFPGYVMLEMVATREESENGINYSVDSDAWYVVRNTNGVTGFVGVGSDPIPMEEEEVENIFRVIGYSVENSEKEDAELVAVDFEVGDYVVIEAEGFVGQRGKVAEINLENRKVKVMMEMFGRLTPIEANITDVKKED from the coding sequence ATGAATACAGTTTTAGAAAAAAAATGGTTTATGATCCATACTTATTCTGGATATGAAAAAAAAGTTAAAACTGATTTAGAGCAAAAAATAGAAGCTTTAGGAATGAATGAAATTGTAACTAAAATATTAGTTCCTGAAGAACAATCTGTTGAGCTTAGAAGAGGGAAGAAAAAAACAATAAGTAGAAAATTATTCCCAGGTTATGTAATGCTTGAAATGGTAGCTACAAGAGAAGAAAGTGAAAATGGAATTAACTATAGTGTTGATTCTGATGCTTGGTATGTAGTTAGGAATACAAACGGTGTTACAGGATTTGTTGGAGTAGGATCTGACCCTATACCTATGGAAGAAGAAGAAGTAGAAAACATCTTCAGAGTAATAGGATATAGTGTTGAAAATAGTGAAAAAGAAGATGCAGAATTAGTTGCAGTTGACTTTGAAGTTGGAGATTATGTAGTAATTGAAGCTGAAGGATTTGTTGGACAAAGAGGAAAAGTTGCTGAAATTAATTTAGAAAATAGAAAAGTTAAAGTAATGATGGAGATGTTTGGTCGTTTAACACCAATCGAAGCTAACATTACTGATGTTAAGAAGGAAGACTAA
- the secE gene encoding preprotein translocase subunit SecE, translating to MKLLKDVKMEYSKVEWPRKKAVIHATVWVAVMSVALSIYLGVFDIVALRLLKILVSLFGGQ from the coding sequence ATGAAGTTATTAAAAGATGTAAAGATGGAATACTCTAAGGTTGAATGGCCTAGAAAAAAAGCAGTAATACATGCTACTGTGTGGGTTGCTGTGATGAGTGTTGCACTTAGCATATATTTAGGAGTTTTTGATATAGTTGCTTTAAGACTTTTGAAGATACTTGTATCTCTATTTGGAGGACAATAA
- the rpmG gene encoding 50S ribosomal protein L33 produces the protein MEVYELRVNIQLECTECKRRNYSTSKNKKNTTERLELMKYCKWCGKETLHKETKK, from the coding sequence ATGGAGGTGTATGAATTGAGAGTAAATATTCAATTAGAATGTACAGAATGTAAAAGAAGAAACTACAGTACTTCAAAAAACAAAAAGAACACTACTGAAAGATTAGAATTAATGAAGTATTGTAAATGGTGTGGAAAAGAAACTCTACACAAAGAAACTAAAAAATAG
- a CDS encoding NAD+ synthase, with protein MKELEEKLVNFVREETAKRGFKKVILGLSGGIDSALVAFIAAKAIGPENVYTVMMPYKTSSKESVEHAELVVKASGINSKKVEITPMVDGYFGMEGEASGLRRGNYMSRTRMCVLFDNSAKENAIVMGTSNKTELLLGYGTQFGDMASGINPIGELLKVQVWELSRYMGVPKEVIDKKPSADLWEGQTDEAELGFSYEMADEILYHLIYLNNTKEEIKAKGYDEKIVDTIFTRIARNQYKREMPTIAKIR; from the coding sequence ATGAAAGAGTTAGAAGAAAAATTAGTAAACTTTGTAAGAGAAGAAACAGCTAAAAGAGGATTTAAAAAAGTAATACTTGGACTTTCTGGAGGAATAGATTCAGCTCTAGTGGCTTTTATAGCAGCTAAGGCTATAGGACCAGAAAATGTTTATACAGTTATGATGCCTTATAAAACTTCTAGTAAAGAGAGTGTTGAGCATGCAGAGCTTGTTGTAAAAGCTTCAGGGATAAACTCTAAAAAAGTAGAAATAACACCAATGGTTGATGGATATTTTGGAATGGAAGGGGAAGCTTCTGGACTTAGAAGAGGAAATTACATGTCAAGAACAAGAATGTGCGTGTTATTTGACAACTCAGCAAAAGAAAATGCTATCGTAATGGGAACTTCTAACAAAACAGAACTTTTATTAGGATATGGAACTCAATTTGGAGATATGGCAAGTGGAATAAATCCAATTGGAGAATTATTAAAAGTTCAAGTTTGGGAACTTTCAAGATATATGGGTGTACCAAAAGAAGTAATAGATAAAAAGCCAAGTGCTGATTTATGGGAAGGTCAAACTGATGAAGCTGAATTAGGATTTTCTTATGAAATGGCAGATGAGATCCTTTATCATTTAATTTATCTAAATAATACAAAAGAAGAGATAAAAGCAAAAGGATATGACGAAAAAATAGTTGATACTATATTTACAAGAATAGCGAGAAATCAATATAAAAGAGAGATGCCTACAATAGCTAAAATAAGATAA
- the ylqF gene encoding ribosome biogenesis GTPase YlqF: MSMTRINWYPGHMKKTKDMIKENMPLIDIVLEVVDARIPISSRNPDISTFAKGKKRIIVINKSDLVDKEELAKWRNYFISHNDADEVLELSAETGFNMKKLYSIIDKVAAEKKERMMKKGLRKVNTRLMVAGIPNVGKSRLINRIVGKNSAGVGNMPGYTKGKQWVRIKEGLELLDTPGILWPRFEDERVGFNLAISGAIKDDILPIEDVACKFLDKVLLYGLKENLKERYKLLDEDFEGVAGNILEKIALRMKMIQKGGSLNVHQATLTLLRDYRSGKIGKFGLDRELLDGEEK; the protein is encoded by the coding sequence ATGTCAATGACAAGAATAAACTGGTATCCTGGTCATATGAAAAAGACTAAGGATATGATAAAAGAAAATATGCCTTTGATAGATATAGTATTAGAGGTTGTTGATGCTCGTATTCCAATATCTAGTAGAAATCCAGATATTTCTACTTTTGCAAAAGGAAAAAAGAGAATAATAGTAATAAATAAATCTGACTTAGTTGATAAAGAGGAACTTGCAAAGTGGAGAAACTATTTTATAAGTCACAATGATGCTGATGAGGTATTAGAGCTTAGTGCAGAAACAGGTTTTAATATGAAAAAACTTTATTCTATTATAGATAAAGTAGCTGCTGAAAAAAAAGAAAGAATGATGAAAAAAGGATTGAGAAAAGTTAATACAAGACTTATGGTAGCTGGAATCCCTAACGTTGGGAAATCAAGACTTATAAATAGAATAGTTGGTAAAAATAGTGCTGGCGTTGGAAATATGCCAGGATACACAAAAGGAAAACAATGGGTAAGAATTAAAGAAGGACTAGAACTTTTAGATACTCCAGGAATCTTATGGCCAAGATTTGAAGATGAAAGAGTTGGTTTTAACTTAGCTATATCAGGAGCTATAAAAGATGACATATTACCTATTGAAGATGTAGCTTGCAAATTTTTAGATAAAGTTTTATTATATGGTCTAAAAGAAAATTTAAAAGAAAGATATAAATTACTAGATGAAGATTTTGAAGGAGTGGCAGGAAATATATTAGAAAAAATAGCTCTTAGAATGAAGATGATTCAAAAGGGTGGAAGTCTTAATGTACATCAAGCTACTCTTACACTTTTAAGGGATTATAGAAGTGGAAAAATTGGAAAATTTGGATTGGATAGAGAATTGTTAGACGGGGAGGAAAAATAA
- the rsmI gene encoding 16S rRNA (cytidine(1402)-2'-O)-methyltransferase: protein MLYIVATPIGNLEDITLRAIRILKEVDYVFAEDTRVTKKLLNHLEIETTIYRYDEHTKQHQVENIVNLLKEGKNIALVTDAGTPCISDPGYEVVDEALKNDIKVVPIPGVSAMTAAASVAGVSMRRFVFEGFLPKKKGRQTLLKSFADEKRTIMFFESPHRVVRTLKDIEEFIGEREVVLIREITKIYEEIVRGTTKELIEKFENKTLKGEYVIIVRGNEVEEKKEKVNKYAKDIEEEDEEE from the coding sequence ATGCTTTATATAGTGGCAACACCTATTGGAAATCTTGAAGATATTACTTTGAGAGCTATTAGAATATTAAAAGAAGTAGATTATGTTTTTGCTGAAGATACAAGGGTTACTAAAAAACTTTTAAACCATTTAGAGATAGAAACTACAATATATAGATATGATGAACATACAAAACAACATCAAGTTGAAAATATTGTAAATCTTTTAAAAGAAGGAAAAAATATTGCTCTTGTTACTGATGCAGGGACACCTTGTATATCAGATCCGGGATATGAAGTGGTAGACGAAGCTTTAAAAAATGATATAAAAGTTGTGCCAATTCCTGGGGTAAGTGCTATGACAGCTGCAGCTTCTGTGGCTGGAGTATCAATGAGAAGATTTGTATTCGAGGGTTTTCTACCAAAGAAAAAAGGTAGACAGACATTACTTAAATCTTTTGCAGATGAAAAAAGAACTATAATGTTTTTTGAATCACCTCATAGAGTAGTGAGAACTCTTAAAGATATAGAAGAATTTATCGGAGAAAGAGAAGTTGTTCTTATAAGAGAAATAACAAAAATCTATGAAGAGATTGTAAGAGGAACAACAAAAGAACTTATAGAAAAATTTGAAAATAAAACTCTTAAAGGTGAATATGTAATCATAGTAAGAGGAAATGAAGTAGAAGAGAAAAAAGAAAAAGTTAATAAATATGCGAAAGATATAGAAGAAGAGGACGAAGAGGAGTAA
- a CDS encoding S41 family peptidase: MSNLSIKKIGVLTFLFFASIAQSAEEEKTGFMSNIKQLKEISDVMDIIQENFVGDKKLDKTILMQGALKGMIETLEDPHSNYFSKKGMEDLEGQMKGEYSGVGMIIRKGANEPVTVELLIEGAPAFNAGIRPNDKVLYIDGKSTYDIELEEASRLLKGDTGTEVKLKIYRESEKKDRDIVLKRADIKLENVRSKMLDGNIGYIKLTQFAENVDKEVGRELDKLISQGMEGLILDLRNNPGGIIGQAVSISSMFIKEGVVVSERPKKGEEVFSYREGKYYGDFPLVILINEGSASASEIVSGAIRDYKRGTLIGEKSYGKGSVQVLLPLPDQDGVKLTIAKYYTPKGENIHGKGIKPDILVEEEDDYLFYDGFVTNVDDKAQEASKEKILTSIVGEKEAKKLIKKEDKQLKTAEAAIISMIKERKNKK, encoded by the coding sequence ATGTCAAATTTAAGTATAAAAAAAATAGGAGTGTTAACATTTTTATTTTTTGCTTCTATTGCTCAATCTGCTGAAGAAGAAAAAACAGGTTTTATGAGTAATATAAAACAACTGAAAGAAATTTCTGATGTAATGGATATTATTCAAGAAAACTTTGTTGGAGATAAAAAACTTGATAAAACTATTCTTATGCAAGGAGCATTAAAAGGAATGATAGAAACTTTGGAAGATCCCCATTCAAATTATTTTTCTAAAAAAGGTATGGAAGATTTAGAAGGACAAATGAAAGGTGAATATTCTGGAGTTGGAATGATAATAAGAAAAGGGGCAAACGAACCAGTTACAGTAGAACTTCTTATTGAGGGAGCTCCAGCTTTTAATGCGGGAATAAGACCAAATGATAAAGTTCTATATATAGATGGAAAAAGTACTTATGATATAGAACTTGAAGAAGCTTCGAGACTTTTAAAAGGAGATACAGGTACAGAAGTAAAATTAAAAATCTATAGAGAATCTGAAAAGAAAGATAGAGATATAGTTTTAAAAAGAGCTGATATAAAACTTGAAAATGTAAGAAGCAAAATGTTAGATGGTAATATTGGATATATAAAACTTACTCAATTTGCAGAAAATGTAGATAAAGAAGTTGGAAGAGAGTTAGATAAATTAATAAGCCAAGGAATGGAAGGATTAATTCTTGATTTAAGAAACAATCCAGGAGGAATAATTGGTCAAGCTGTAAGTATTTCTTCTATGTTTATAAAAGAGGGAGTAGTTGTAAGTGAAAGACCTAAAAAAGGAGAGGAAGTATTTTCTTATAGAGAAGGAAAATATTATGGAGATTTTCCATTAGTAATACTTATAAACGAGGGAAGTGCTTCTGCATCAGAAATAGTTTCTGGAGCAATAAGAGATTATAAAAGAGGAACTCTTATCGGAGAGAAAAGCTATGGAAAAGGTAGCGTTCAAGTGTTACTTCCGTTGCCAGATCAAGATGGAGTAAAATTAACAATAGCTAAATATTATACTCCAAAGGGAGAAAATATTCATGGAAAAGGAATAAAACCAGATATATTAGTTGAGGAAGAAGATGATTATCTATTCTATGATGGTTTTGTTACTAATGTGGATGACAAAGCTCAAGAAGCTAGCAAAGAAAAAATATTAACTTCTATAGTTGGAGAAAAAGAAGCTAAAAAACTTATTAAAAAAGAGGACAAACAATTAAAAACTGCTGAAGCAGCGATTATTTCAATGATAAAAGAAAGAAAAAATAAAAAGTAA